A part of Halodesulfovibrio marinisediminis DSM 17456 genomic DNA contains:
- the fdnG gene encoding formate dehydrogenase-N subunit alpha, translated as MSVTRRGFLKLTSAGVACLSLGQLGFDLTEAQAYATSLKTKGAKEVITICPFCSVSCHIIAHVRDGKLISTEGDPDFPINEGALCAKGAALLSMSRNEHRVKKPMYRAPYSDKWEEKDWDWVLTKIAKKVKETRDKEIILKNDKGQTVNRLESMFLLGTSHASNEECALIHQAMRSLGVVHMDHQARIUHSATVAALGESFGRGAMTNHWIDIKNADSILIIGSNAAEHHPISFKWVLRAKDAGATVMHVDPKFSRTSARSDFHVPIRSGTDIAFMGGMINYVLENGKYFKEYVVDYTNAPYIVSEDFEFNDGLFSGYDPKNRTYDQSTWKFDLDSNGIPKKDTSLKHSRCVFNLLKKHFSRYSIDNVSSVTGVSKDNLNKVYENFSSTGTGTRAGTIMYALGWTQHTVGVQNIRSAAILQLLLGNIGVAGGGINALRGEPNVQGSTDHTLLYHIIPGYMAMPKADWQTYEEYNKANTPVSNDTQSANWWQHKPKYFTSLLKGWFGENATAQNGYCYGLLPKIEKGADHSYMFLFDRMYKNEITGGFIIGLNPMNSVPNSNKVRKALDNLDWLVTQELHHSETTDNWHRPGVDPKKIKTEVFLLPSAHRVEKEGTVTNSGRWIGWHDKAIEPEAEARSFGAAFVPLMNKVQELYKKDGGKLPEAITLQNWPKTYDAEYWTRLINGQFTKDTVVKGKKYKKGQQVPSFTALGDDGSTMSLNWLYAGSYTEEDGNKAKRRNPKQTDMQANIGLYPNWAWCWPVNRRILYNRASVNADGMPLNPKKAVIKWDGKKWIGDVPDGGWKPMSSGEGKHPFIMSKHGHGQIFGPGRKDGPIPEHYEPVETPIASHPFSKQLSSPVYKKIDSEMDKLAKPADPNFPIVLTTYSLTEHWCGGGETRNVPNLLEAEPQLYVEMSPELAKEKGIANGDGVIVESIRGKVEAIAMVTVRMRPLLVEGKTVHLIGMPFCFGWTTPGTGDSTNRLTPSVGDPNTTIPEYKASCVNIRKADKLTEIEV; from the coding sequence ATGAGTGTCACTCGGCGAGGATTCCTTAAGCTTACCAGTGCAGGGGTAGCATGCCTTTCCCTCGGACAGCTGGGCTTTGATTTGACGGAAGCACAGGCCTACGCCACTTCCCTCAAAACAAAGGGTGCTAAGGAAGTCATCACTATTTGTCCTTTCTGTTCTGTAAGCTGTCACATCATTGCACATGTTCGCGACGGGAAGCTCATCAGTACAGAAGGTGATCCAGATTTTCCAATCAACGAAGGCGCACTTTGCGCTAAAGGCGCAGCCCTTCTTTCCATGTCACGCAACGAACACAGGGTTAAAAAACCTATGTACCGTGCTCCATATAGCGATAAATGGGAAGAAAAGGATTGGGACTGGGTTCTCACCAAGATTGCTAAAAAAGTAAAAGAAACCCGAGATAAAGAAATTATCTTAAAAAATGATAAAGGGCAGACGGTTAACCGTCTTGAATCAATGTTCCTGCTCGGTACTTCGCATGCCAGCAACGAGGAATGTGCTCTTATCCATCAAGCTATGCGCAGCCTGGGTGTCGTCCATATGGACCACCAGGCACGTATCTGACACAGCGCAACTGTAGCGGCTCTGGGAGAGTCGTTTGGACGCGGTGCTATGACTAACCACTGGATCGACATCAAGAATGCCGATTCAATTCTGATCATCGGCAGTAACGCCGCTGAACATCACCCTATTTCCTTCAAATGGGTACTGCGGGCTAAGGACGCAGGTGCAACAGTAATGCATGTTGACCCTAAGTTCTCCCGTACTTCTGCCCGTTCTGATTTCCATGTACCTATCCGTTCAGGAACAGATATCGCTTTCATGGGTGGTATGATTAACTACGTGCTTGAAAACGGTAAGTACTTTAAAGAGTATGTAGTCGATTACACCAACGCTCCATATATCGTGAGCGAAGATTTTGAATTTAATGATGGTCTCTTTAGTGGATATGACCCTAAGAATCGTACATACGACCAAAGCACTTGGAAGTTTGATCTTGATTCAAACGGCATACCTAAAAAGGATACCTCCCTCAAACACTCACGTTGTGTTTTCAATCTGTTGAAAAAACACTTCTCACGCTACTCCATTGATAACGTGTCTTCCGTAACGGGTGTTTCCAAAGACAACCTGAACAAAGTGTATGAGAACTTCAGTTCCACAGGCACCGGCACTCGAGCTGGCACCATTATGTATGCACTTGGGTGGACCCAGCATACAGTTGGTGTACAGAACATCCGCAGTGCTGCCATCCTTCAGTTACTTCTCGGTAACATTGGTGTAGCAGGCGGCGGCATCAACGCGCTGCGCGGTGAACCGAACGTTCAGGGTTCTACTGACCACACACTCCTTTATCATATCATTCCAGGCTACATGGCTATGCCAAAAGCCGATTGGCAGACATACGAAGAGTACAACAAAGCCAACACACCTGTTTCCAACGATACCCAAAGTGCAAACTGGTGGCAGCATAAGCCTAAGTACTTTACCAGCTTGCTCAAAGGTTGGTTCGGTGAAAACGCAACGGCCCAAAACGGATACTGTTACGGCCTGCTCCCAAAAATAGAAAAAGGCGCAGACCATTCTTATATGTTCCTCTTTGACCGCATGTACAAAAATGAAATCACTGGTGGTTTCATCATCGGCCTCAATCCGATGAACAGTGTACCAAACTCCAACAAGGTGCGTAAGGCACTGGACAACTTGGACTGGCTGGTAACACAGGAACTTCATCATTCCGAAACAACAGATAACTGGCACCGTCCGGGCGTTGATCCTAAAAAGATCAAAACTGAAGTCTTCCTGCTGCCATCTGCACACCGTGTAGAAAAAGAAGGCACAGTTACTAACTCCGGTCGCTGGATTGGTTGGCATGACAAGGCCATTGAGCCGGAAGCAGAAGCGCGCTCCTTCGGTGCAGCATTCGTACCTCTGATGAACAAAGTACAAGAGCTGTACAAAAAAGATGGCGGCAAGTTGCCGGAAGCAATTACTCTGCAAAACTGGCCTAAAACATATGATGCTGAATACTGGACACGCCTTATCAACGGGCAGTTCACTAAAGACACCGTTGTTAAAGGCAAAAAATACAAAAAAGGTCAGCAGGTTCCGTCCTTTACGGCCTTGGGTGACGATGGCTCCACCATGTCCCTCAACTGGCTCTACGCAGGTAGTTACACCGAAGAAGACGGCAACAAAGCAAAACGCCGTAACCCTAAGCAGACCGACATGCAGGCGAACATTGGTCTGTACCCTAACTGGGCTTGGTGTTGGCCTGTAAACCGCCGTATCCTGTACAACAGAGCTTCTGTTAATGCAGATGGCATGCCGCTCAACCCTAAAAAAGCTGTTATCAAATGGGATGGCAAAAAATGGATTGGCGATGTGCCTGATGGCGGCTGGAAGCCTATGTCCAGTGGAGAGGGCAAGCATCCATTCATCATGAGTAAACATGGACACGGTCAGATTTTCGGTCCAGGCAGAAAAGATGGTCCTATCCCTGAGCATTACGAACCGGTTGAAACTCCTATTGCTTCTCATCCGTTCTCTAAACAGCTCAGCAGTCCGGTATACAAGAAGATTGACAGTGAAATGGATAAACTTGCCAAACCTGCTGATCCGAACTTCCCGATCGTTCTCACCACCTACAGCCTTACCGAACACTGGTGCGGTGGTGGTGAAACACGAAACGTACCGAACCTGCTTGAAGCTGAGCCTCAGCTGTATGTTGAGATGAGTCCTGAGTTGGCTAAAGAAAAAGGCATTGCAAACGGCGACGGTGTGATTGTGGAAAGTATTCGCGGTAAAGTTGAAGCCATCGCGATGGTGACAGTTCGTATGCGTCCACTCTTGGTAGAAGGTAAAACAGTTCACCTTATTGGTATGCCGTTCTGCTTCGGCTGGACTACCCCTGGTACTGGTGATTCTACGAACAGACTTACTCCTTCTGTAGGTGATCCGAATACAACTATCCCGGAATACAAGGCTAGTTGCGTCAATATCCGTAAAGCAGACAAGCTTACCGAAATTGAAGTGTAG
- a CDS encoding 4Fe-4S dicluster domain-containing protein, with protein MSKAFLIDTTRCTACRGCQLACKEWHELPANKTKQVGTHQNPPDLNANNYKLVRFNEHLDGETIKWNFFPDQCRHCVEPPCQGAADTVEEGAVIKDEVTGAVIFTDKMKQFSDEDLQYIRESCPYDIPRWDAATKRPAKCIMCIDRIQAGKLPACVQACPTGTMNFGDREEILRLANKRLATVKKAHPNAMLADPDDVNVIYLLAEAPEQYHAHAVAEAPAPKSRRQLFASLRSSLTSTSKS; from the coding sequence ATGTCAAAAGCCTTTCTTATAGACACCACACGGTGCACGGCTTGTCGCGGCTGCCAACTTGCTTGCAAAGAATGGCACGAGCTTCCGGCTAATAAAACCAAACAGGTAGGTACACACCAGAATCCACCTGATTTAAATGCGAATAACTACAAACTGGTACGCTTCAACGAGCATCTGGATGGAGAAACAATCAAATGGAACTTCTTTCCAGATCAATGCCGCCACTGTGTTGAGCCTCCTTGTCAGGGCGCAGCAGACACAGTGGAAGAGGGTGCTGTCATTAAAGATGAAGTAACTGGTGCTGTTATCTTTACGGATAAAATGAAGCAGTTCTCCGACGAAGATTTACAGTATATCAGGGAGTCCTGCCCATATGATATCCCTCGCTGGGATGCGGCAACCAAGCGTCCGGCCAAATGTATTATGTGCATCGACAGAATTCAGGCTGGCAAGCTTCCGGCGTGTGTACAAGCATGCCCGACTGGCACAATGAACTTTGGCGACAGAGAAGAAATACTTCGTCTTGCCAATAAGCGTCTTGCAACAGTCAAAAAGGCTCATCCTAATGCAATGCTGGCAGACCCTGATGATGTAAACGTCATCTACTTGCTTGCAGAGGCTCCGGAGCAATACCACGCCCACGCAGTTGCTGAGGCGCCTGCGCCTAAGTCACGCAGGCAGCTCTTTGCCTCCTTGCGTTCCTCTTTGACTTCCACATCTAAATCCTAG
- a CDS encoding formate dehydrogenase accessory protein FdhE — translation MRTAATSSLNEVTSPYKTLSVSQTARAACEKHPAFTALIESFSALFSARGELIESLADKLASDVDCPVPALQQDRLEQGVPVLSDSNLEWTAIYYPEIESSLFVYLENIGTLKPAVAKFKQAVTKGKITLPDMFRAVMNSNESMLRDSALKVEIQPAFLFFITQQILACILGAYATVHAEVLSKIFWREAYCPVCGSFPDISVLQRPDIDQSEFLAGGGGKKMMHCSCCSHQWHFRRGTCPACNNDEAGAIHYFHVEEQSAERVEYCKKCNIYLNNIDLRSSTSTPDLTITPLTLIHLDMKAAQKKLTPLVHTLWNTF, via the coding sequence ATGCGTACTGCTGCCACCTCTTCCTTAAATGAAGTGACTTCCCCATACAAAACACTTTCAGTATCGCAAACAGCACGTGCAGCGTGTGAGAAACACCCTGCATTTACAGCGCTTATCGAGTCTTTTTCTGCACTGTTCTCTGCACGCGGTGAACTTATAGAGTCCCTCGCAGATAAGCTTGCAAGCGATGTTGACTGCCCTGTGCCGGCTCTTCAACAAGATCGTCTTGAACAAGGTGTCCCTGTTCTTTCTGATAGCAATCTTGAATGGACAGCAATCTATTACCCGGAAATAGAGTCTTCTCTTTTCGTATATTTGGAAAACATCGGCACACTAAAACCTGCTGTAGCCAAGTTCAAACAAGCTGTTACAAAAGGTAAAATAACTCTTCCTGATATGTTTCGAGCTGTAATGAATTCAAATGAATCCATGCTTCGTGACAGCGCTCTTAAAGTAGAGATTCAACCTGCCTTTTTGTTTTTTATTACCCAGCAAATTCTCGCCTGCATTCTGGGAGCATATGCAACTGTTCACGCAGAGGTGTTGTCTAAAATTTTCTGGCGGGAAGCATACTGTCCTGTGTGCGGATCATTTCCGGACATCAGCGTGCTACAGCGCCCTGACATAGACCAGTCCGAATTTCTTGCCGGTGGTGGCGGTAAAAAAATGATGCACTGCTCCTGCTGTTCCCATCAATGGCATTTCCGTCGTGGCACCTGCCCAGCCTGCAATAATGATGAAGCCGGAGCCATCCACTATTTCCATGTTGAAGAGCAGTCTGCGGAACGTGTTGAGTACTGCAAAAAATGCAACATCTATCTCAACAACATCGATCTGCGCAGTTCAACTTCCACTCCAGACCTCACTATTACGCCTTTAACCCTGATTCATCTTGATATGAAGGCTGCACAGAAAAAACTTACACCACTTGTCCATACTCTTTGGAATACTTTTTAA
- the fdhD gene encoding formate dehydrogenase accessory sulfurtransferase FdhD, translated as MPKQSSPAPNLCSLVHPMLTRTILRYREQQAHPSDDQILVEFPLFITLNTVPIATLECTPGNEVALAFGFCITEQFISTDEEVQLLYCNTSKEEAEVSLVIEGGKERVHKILRHKGVRLSSSCYSVEARCASKNFSEVGNDFILTPAQVHSLQKESEACQALFSNTGATHFCALYDQQLSLIAYSEDVGRHNALDKSIGQTKQSGHIDKIRLILLSSRVSHEMLRKSAAVNAQVIAGFSAVTSSAIHLAEQTNRTLLGFVRNGRMNIYSHSERLGFSSPTPHIIPEKTIVNYAL; from the coding sequence ATGCCGAAACAATCATCACCCGCTCCAAATTTATGCTCACTGGTTCATCCCATGTTGACCCGAACTATTCTGCGGTACCGTGAGCAACAGGCGCATCCTTCAGATGATCAAATCCTGGTAGAATTTCCTCTTTTCATCACACTTAATACAGTCCCCATTGCCACACTTGAATGTACACCAGGGAACGAAGTAGCCCTCGCTTTTGGCTTTTGTATTACTGAACAATTCATTTCCACTGATGAAGAGGTACAATTGCTATATTGCAACACCTCTAAGGAAGAGGCAGAGGTTAGCCTTGTAATCGAAGGAGGAAAGGAGCGTGTTCACAAGATTCTTCGGCACAAAGGCGTTCGTTTAAGCAGTTCATGTTACAGCGTTGAAGCTCGTTGCGCGTCAAAGAATTTCTCGGAAGTCGGGAACGACTTCATTCTTACCCCTGCTCAGGTTCATTCCCTGCAAAAAGAATCTGAAGCATGTCAGGCATTATTTAGTAATACAGGAGCCACACATTTTTGTGCACTGTATGATCAACAACTTTCGCTTATCGCTTACAGCGAGGATGTAGGAAGACATAACGCGCTAGACAAATCTATCGGTCAAACAAAACAGTCAGGCCATATCGACAAAATTCGACTGATCCTTCTTTCCTCACGCGTCAGCCATGAAATGCTGCGTAAATCAGCTGCGGTTAACGCGCAGGTCATAGCCGGATTTTCTGCTGTTACCAGCTCTGCAATCCATCTTGCGGAACAAACCAACAGAACACTGCTGGGATTTGTTCGCAACGGTCGGATGAACATTTATTCCCACAGCGAACGGCTTGGATTCTCATCACCAACCCCACATATTATTCCAGAAAAAACCATAGTTAACTACGCCCTGTAG
- a CDS encoding FmdE family protein, with protein sequence MSQAYGIEPAFKNIGDHTFDEFIDMATLFHNYPAPGLLIGGYMVEEARKHMPEGTLYEAISETSWCLPDAIQMLTPCTIGNGWMNVLNLGRYAMSLYDKHTGEGVRVWLDINKIPKDSEILVWLMKEKPKQEQDSDKLRKEIGCYGADILSTIPITVPKPKLIKRSKGSIVPCSSCGEPYPSAHGPLCRACQGESPYEGHTTLSVPSDIVFPVPDAVKAVPSETALGKDAVHDMTSILPGTSKGAAFKRGDTFGAGDLCRLQQMGKNNVYVAETEVGKEWVHEDDCANAFGTAMCGSGVSPKEEPHEGKVTLVAELDGLLRVNTDAMKRFNMCSGVMAASRNGNTIVRKGTEIGGTRAIPLYLQRLQFQQALQTLQETPLFEVRPLMKPRAGVLITGDEVFNGVIEDKFHDIIHKKLLGLGGNIHRSTIVPDDRNAISDAAQKFVQAGCNIIITTAGLSVDPDDVTRQGLLDAGAHNLLYGAPILPGAMTLVGKIGSIPLLGVPACALFFKNTSLDLILPRLLAGIQLTREELASMGEGGMCLNCANCSFPKCPFGK encoded by the coding sequence ATGTCTCAAGCTTACGGCATTGAACCTGCTTTTAAAAACATAGGTGATCACACCTTTGATGAGTTTATAGATATGGCCACACTCTTTCACAACTATCCTGCACCGGGGCTGCTTATTGGCGGTTATATGGTGGAAGAAGCCAGAAAACACATGCCCGAAGGCACTCTTTACGAAGCCATTTCAGAAACATCATGGTGCTTGCCGGATGCAATTCAGATGCTTACTCCTTGCACTATTGGTAACGGATGGATGAATGTGCTGAATCTGGGGCGATATGCCATGAGCCTATATGACAAGCATACTGGTGAAGGGGTTCGGGTATGGCTGGACATCAACAAAATTCCGAAAGATTCTGAAATTCTTGTATGGTTGATGAAGGAAAAACCAAAGCAGGAACAAGACTCTGACAAACTACGTAAAGAAATAGGCTGCTACGGTGCGGATATTCTTTCTACCATCCCGATCACCGTTCCAAAGCCTAAGCTGATTAAGCGTAGCAAGGGCAGTATAGTTCCTTGTTCATCCTGTGGAGAACCATATCCTTCCGCACACGGCCCCCTGTGTCGTGCCTGTCAGGGAGAATCACCATATGAAGGGCACACAACTCTATCTGTCCCATCAGACATTGTTTTTCCCGTTCCGGACGCAGTCAAAGCCGTGCCTTCTGAAACCGCACTAGGTAAAGATGCAGTGCATGACATGACCAGCATTCTTCCCGGCACAAGTAAAGGTGCTGCGTTTAAACGTGGTGATACTTTTGGAGCAGGCGATTTATGTCGATTGCAACAGATGGGCAAAAACAACGTCTACGTTGCAGAAACCGAAGTTGGTAAGGAATGGGTACATGAAGATGACTGTGCCAATGCCTTCGGCACAGCCATGTGCGGCTCTGGTGTAAGTCCGAAAGAGGAACCGCATGAAGGCAAGGTAACTCTAGTCGCAGAATTGGACGGTCTTCTTAGGGTTAACACAGATGCCATGAAGCGATTCAACATGTGCTCCGGAGTCATGGCAGCATCACGTAACGGGAACACAATTGTGCGCAAGGGAACAGAAATCGGCGGCACCCGCGCCATTCCGCTTTACCTACAACGCCTCCAATTCCAGCAGGCTTTGCAGACCTTACAGGAAACACCACTGTTCGAAGTACGCCCGCTAATGAAGCCTCGCGCCGGTGTTTTGATTACAGGAGATGAAGTCTTCAATGGAGTAATTGAAGACAAATTCCATGACATCATCCATAAAAAACTGCTTGGTCTAGGTGGTAATATTCACCGTTCAACCATTGTTCCAGACGACCGTAATGCAATCAGCGACGCTGCTCAAAAGTTTGTTCAGGCTGGCTGCAATATTATCATTACAACAGCAGGACTTTCTGTAGATCCTGACGACGTTACCCGCCAAGGACTGCTTGATGCCGGAGCGCACAATCTGCTCTACGGGGCGCCGATTCTCCCCGGTGCCATGACGCTTGTGGGCAAAATAGGTTCCATTCCATTACTCGGCGTTCCGGCTTGTGCTTTATTCTTTAAAAACACCAGCCTCGACCTCATCCTCCCGCGCCTGCTCGCAGGAATTCAACTTACTAGAGAAGAATTAGCTTCCATGGGCGAAGGCGGCATGTGCCTTAATTGCGCGAACTGCTCCTTCCCAAAATGTCCATTTGGAAAATAG
- a CDS encoding iron-sulfur cluster assembly scaffold protein — translation MPSFDEIVNELQGKINNETIEAFGQAGFERWRNPPHRGKPAKANYEGASTGGCGETIRIFLYINDDTVCDAGFATDGCGSSMISGSMAAELAVGKPCDDLAAITGETVLEGLGGADCLPVDDQHCAWLAANALHEAVGDYYKQTVKREK, via the coding sequence GTGCCCAGTTTTGATGAGATTGTGAATGAACTTCAGGGTAAAATTAATAACGAAACCATTGAGGCCTTTGGGCAGGCGGGATTTGAGCGTTGGCGCAACCCTCCGCATCGGGGAAAACCCGCCAAGGCCAACTACGAGGGCGCATCCACTGGGGGGTGCGGTGAGACTATACGAATATTTCTGTATATTAACGACGACACAGTATGTGATGCCGGGTTCGCTACTGACGGCTGCGGTTCAAGCATGATCAGCGGGTCCATGGCTGCGGAGCTGGCCGTGGGTAAGCCCTGCGACGACCTTGCAGCCATTACGGGAGAGACCGTTCTTGAAGGTTTGGGGGGGGCTGACTGCCTGCCTGTTGACGACCAGCATTGCGCCTGGTTAGCAGCCAACGCCTTGCACGAGGCCGTGGGAGACTACTATAAACAAACCGTGAAACGTGAAAAATGA
- a CDS encoding potassium channel family protein codes for MTISPHLRVRIGLVALGTLFLCSVFGFMYAEKLPFADALYFSVVTVTTVGYGDIHPTTGAGKILATILILSGVCTFTIILTSMTERLLNAREKRERLQRLNMVIGSFFSEVGTKLLFQISNLDTNLPTVQSRLANCGKWQAKDFAGVRQHMLDYPFEAQHAGKDLEELKQLLQAHTPFLMRILENPSMAEHEQFTDLMWATFHLKEELFNRSTLTNLPETDIKHLSGDIHRVYKLLLSQWIDYMQHLQTDYPYLFSLAVRTNPFDNTSSAIVR; via the coding sequence ATGACCATCTCTCCCCATCTGCGCGTCCGCATTGGCCTCGTCGCCTTAGGCACCCTGTTCCTCTGTAGCGTTTTTGGGTTTATGTATGCAGAAAAACTCCCATTTGCAGATGCCCTCTATTTTTCCGTTGTTACTGTAACCACCGTTGGCTATGGCGACATCCATCCCACAACAGGGGCTGGAAAAATTCTTGCTACCATTCTCATTCTCTCTGGCGTATGCACTTTCACCATCATCCTCACCAGCATGACCGAACGCCTACTAAATGCCAGAGAGAAACGTGAGCGCCTACAACGCCTTAACATGGTTATAGGGAGCTTTTTTAGCGAAGTGGGCACCAAACTCTTGTTTCAAATTTCCAACCTAGATACGAATCTGCCCACAGTGCAAAGCAGACTGGCCAATTGTGGCAAATGGCAGGCCAAAGACTTTGCCGGAGTACGCCAACACATGCTGGACTACCCCTTTGAAGCCCAACATGCAGGAAAGGATCTGGAAGAGCTCAAACAGCTATTACAAGCCCACACTCCTTTTTTAATGCGCATACTAGAAAACCCCAGCATGGCTGAACATGAACAATTTACAGATCTCATGTGGGCAACATTTCATCTCAAAGAAGAACTATTCAACCGAAGCACTCTCACCAATCTTCCAGAAACTGACATCAAACACCTGTCGGGCGATATCCACCGAGTGTACAAACTGTTGCTCTCCCAATGGATAGATTACATGCAACACCTGCAAACGGACTATCCTTACCTTTTCTCTCTCGCCGTTCGAACAAATCCGTTTGATAATACATCTAGCGCAATAGTGCGATAG
- a CDS encoding TRAP transporter large permease, with protein sequence MTTISQTAENKSWLAWLDENFEKPFLFTGMLSIILIITFQTFYRYIGAYFSSDASAAIWTEELARFIFIWISYLAIPVAIKNRNNIRVDIVYDRLPARLQRMSWIVVDLCFLILVAVVFYMGLNHLEMLLEFPQVAPATNMSYFIPYLILPVGFALMGVRLLQDMYKQAKECGLLDTFIGFAFTAIIAAPVLISEDLNTLPVLFGYFLLFLVIGVPISIGLGLAATATIYATGTLPIEYVAQITFTSIDSFPIMAIPFFIAAGVFMGAGGLSKRLLNLADEMLGSLHGGMALATIATCMFFAAISGSGPATVAAIGSLTIPAMVERGYDKLFAAAIVAASGAIGVMIPPSNPFVVYGVSAQVSIGKLFMGGIVPGVLTGLALMVYAYIYSKKRGWKGEARERNASTFMRAFWDAKWALMVPVIILGGIYGGIMTPTEAAALAAFYGLVVGVFVYRELNLSNLVPSFMEACSTSAIVIVLMAMATIFGNIMTIEQVPTTIANAMMSLTSNKLMILFLINILLLIVGTFMEALAAIVILTPILLPIVMKVGVDPVHFGIVMVVNLAVGFVTPPVGVNLFVASGVANAKIEKLSKVAMPLVGLMIAVLLLITYIPAIPLLFVN encoded by the coding sequence ATGACAACTATTTCCCAGACAGCAGAAAATAAGTCCTGGCTTGCCTGGTTGGACGAAAACTTTGAGAAACCGTTTCTTTTTACGGGGATGCTTAGCATCATTCTCATTATTACTTTTCAGACTTTTTATAGATACATTGGAGCGTACTTTTCTTCCGATGCCTCAGCGGCAATCTGGACTGAAGAGCTCGCTCGTTTCATTTTTATCTGGATTTCGTACCTCGCTATTCCAGTTGCTATTAAAAACCGTAACAACATTCGCGTAGACATTGTCTATGACCGACTTCCAGCTCGTCTCCAACGTATGAGCTGGATTGTTGTAGACCTCTGCTTTCTTATTCTTGTTGCAGTTGTATTTTATATGGGGCTGAACCATCTTGAGATGCTCCTCGAGTTTCCTCAAGTAGCACCAGCCACCAATATGAGTTACTTCATCCCGTATCTCATTCTTCCTGTAGGCTTTGCCCTAATGGGTGTTCGTTTGCTTCAGGATATGTATAAGCAGGCTAAAGAATGTGGCTTGCTAGATACTTTTATCGGGTTTGCATTCACAGCAATTATCGCAGCTCCGGTACTTATTAGTGAAGATCTGAACACACTTCCTGTGCTGTTCGGGTACTTCCTCCTTTTCCTCGTAATTGGTGTACCTATTTCAATCGGTCTAGGTCTTGCTGCTACTGCTACCATTTACGCAACAGGAACTCTGCCGATTGAATACGTGGCACAGATTACATTCACATCAATCGACAGTTTCCCGATTATGGCTATCCCGTTCTTTATTGCAGCGGGTGTATTCATGGGAGCAGGTGGTCTTTCCAAACGCCTCTTGAACCTTGCGGATGAAATGCTCGGTTCACTCCACGGCGGTATGGCTCTGGCTACGATTGCGACTTGTATGTTCTTTGCAGCTATCTCCGGCTCCGGTCCTGCAACCGTAGCAGCTATTGGTTCTTTAACTATTCCGGCGATGGTTGAACGTGGCTACGACAAGCTTTTTGCAGCTGCTATTGTAGCCGCTTCTGGTGCTATTGGCGTAATGATTCCGCCGTCCAACCCGTTTGTAGTATATGGCGTATCTGCTCAGGTATCCATCGGTAAGCTCTTCATGGGTGGTATTGTTCCTGGTGTTCTCACCGGTCTTGCCCTCATGGTATATGCATACATCTACTCCAAAAAACGTGGCTGGAAAGGTGAAGCACGAGAACGTAATGCATCTACCTTTATGCGTGCGTTCTGGGATGCTAAGTGGGCACTCATGGTTCCTGTAATTATCCTCGGCGGTATTTACGGCGGCATCATGACCCCTACCGAAGCAGCAGCGCTTGCAGCGTTTTACGGTCTTGTTGTTGGTGTGTTCGTGTACCGCGAGCTTAACCTCAGCAACTTAGTACCAAGCTTCATGGAAGCTTGTTCCACCTCTGCGATCGTAATCGTGCTCATGGCGATGGCTACCATTTTTGGTAACATCATGACGATTGAACAGGTACCAACCACAATCGCGAATGCGATGATGAGCCTCACCAGCAACAAGCTGATGATTCTGTTCCTCATCAACATTCTTCTTCTGATTGTTGGTACATTTATGGAAGCTCTTGCTGCTATCGTTATCCTTACCCCAATCCTTCTCCCTATCGTGATGAAGGTTGGCGTGGATCCTGTCCACTTCGGTATCGTAATGGTAGTCAACCTCGCTGTTGGTTTTGTAACCCCGCCTGTAGGTGTAAACCTCTTCGTAGCAAGTGGTGTTGCGAATGCCAAAATCGAAAAGCTTTCCAAAGTGGCTATGCCGCTAGTAGGTCTGATGATCGCAGTTCTGCTTCTCATTACTTACATCCCAGCAATTCCACTTCTTTTCGTTAACTAG